AATCCTGCTCCCGCAACCAATTCTGAAGTTTGAATTAAAATAAATTGGCTTGTCTAGCTTATTAGACTATTCCCATGCGTGATTCAGCAGTCTAAAAGTTCAATTCGTCGGTCTACTCTTTATAACTAGCCAAAGATAGCAAGTTCAAATCCTACTCTCACAACCAATTCTCTGATTTAATTATTTTAATTAATACATTAGCTTTTTAATAAAAAACATAATTCAAATAATCAAAACAACCTCAATAGTTCAAAAAATCTAACCTTATTATAAATAAGAATAATTGATAGTTTAAACTTCAAACTTCTCTTAAATACTTAATCAAAACTAATACCAATCTGATTAATTAACTTAGTACAAACCCCCTCTTGCGTCTACATCGTGACAAACTCAATAACATGGCAATTATTCTCATTTTAAAATATATAACTTTTATCTAAGTTTAGACCTTCACTATAATTAAACACTTGGAATAACCTCGAATAAAATAATACGAAAACGGGTCAATATTTTACCTTAACTGGTTAATTACATGAGTTATGCCACCCTATTACATCAAAATGCCAGGTATTATCATCTAAAACGGGCACCCAACAACATTAACTGTGACCACTCAGTTGCATTCGGTTTGCCGCTAATAAATTAAGTTCATTCTGAGCTTAGCTAATATTGGCTTTTTTCACTAGCCACAACTCTTCCGACTTTGCGGTCGTAACGATTATTACTAAGAACGATCACTACTGCCAAATGCCGACCTAATTTAGACACATATTTATCACAATAAAGAGTCGGGTTTGCCACCACAGCGGTCATTCGTCATCAAACTGTTAATGCTAACTTTGTGGCTAAATTGACTATGTCACTATAAACGGACTAAGCTTCGATGAACCTTTATTTCCAAAGGGGTGTTTTAAGTCAAAGTGAGTTGACCAATGAAAAAACTTTTAATTGTAGCGCATGCTCCTTCAGAAAATACGCAATTAATGGTTGAAGCGATCTTGAAAGGTGCACAGCATTCTGATATTGAACAGGTTAAAACAAGCTGGATACCGCCTTTAGAAACTACACCTGAGGATGTATTAGTATGTGATGCGATAATTTTGGGGACGACTGAAAATCTCGGTTATATGAGTGGAGCTTTGAAAGATTTTTTTGATCGCTGCTATTACCCTTGTCTGGAAGTAAAGTAGGGATTGCCTTGTGCTTTATATGTTCGTGCTGGGAATGATGGAACTGGTACTTGTCGGGCAGTCGAATCGATCTGTACAGGTTTGCATTGGAATTGGATTCGACCACCATTAGTGTGCCGTGGTGGCTGGCAGTCAACGTTTCTTGACCAATGTGAAGAACTAGGTATGACAATGGCTGCCGGACTTGATGTTGGAATTTATTAATTCGCCTTTTACATTGCAGGAGTCATAGCTGTCATAGCACTATGTTGCTCTATAGGGTTTGATGTTTTTCTGAATAGTTAATCACGTCACGATAAATCAGCCATTGGCCATTAGATTGTTTTTGCCAAACGACTAAGTAATTACCTAATATTTTTTCATTAGATTTTTCACCTTTTATGGTGACTTCCCAAACTCCGACCTCTGTTGCAGTTCTATTATCACGCTTTAGTTCAACAGTTTTTAAAGTTATGGTTGCTGGCCCTGCCGACATTTCCATTTTGAGCTGTTTGGCTATTTCTTTACGCCCCTGAATTATTGAAAAACCATCATTTAAATATAATGCATCTTCTGTAAACATTTGGGACAATTGCTCAGCCTTTCCTTCATTGAACAACTCTATGTATTTATCATTTTTTGCTTTGATTGCTGAACTTAAATCACTGGTCCAAGCAAATGATGAAACACTCATCAGTGCAACTAGGCAGTAATAAGGAAACTTTTTCATAATAAGGCCTTTTATAGTCAGTTTATTAAAACATTAAAACATTAGTACAAGGCTACAAGTAATGCAATGTGACATAGCTTAATGTTTGAACTAAAATACCAATGCCTCCTTTGAGCTTGAAGCGGACGTTAGGATTAACGAGTTGCTAGCTTTCTCTAAGCGCAGCAAGAATAAGAGCTGCTAAATGGTCGTGTTTCAAAATCATCCCACAGCTGATGCTATGAAATATCGAGTAGTGCTACCAAACGATTGCGGAGCATGAAAACCAGCCTTATTCCGGTTTTTTGAGAGACAATGGCAATACGGTCGTTTGGAAGGCGTTGTTGGCTTTCCAATACTCGGAGACAGGGTCCCAACCCTGAAACACAGCGACGACATCGTACTCAGGGAACACCATGATCCGCTGTCCCCCAAGTCCATATCCTC
The Colwellia sp. Arc7-D genome window above contains:
- a CDS encoding nuclear transport factor 2 family protein; the protein is MKKFPYYCLVALMSVSSFAWTSDLSSAIKAKNDKYIELFNEGKAEQLSQMFTEDALYLNDGFSIIQGRKEIAKQLKMEMSAGPATITLKTVELKRDNRTATEVGVWEVTIKGEKSNEKILGNYLVVWQKQSNGQWLIYRDVINYSEKHQTL